Below is a genomic region from bacterium BMS3Abin14.
ATCCGGCGGCATGAACGTCTCGATACTGCTGGTAAGCTTCCGCAATCGCCTGGTAAGGTAGTTGAAGAGAATCAGCCCCGTGATGGAAACCAGGAGCAACCCCAGCAGCGCGTAGTAGATGGAGAGCCGGGCGATATGGCTCGCGGCGAGCATCTTCCCGATTGACACATCCTCGCCCTCACCGAGCGTAATGTAGAGGTAGCCCTCAACGTCCCCCTTTGTGGGGATGGGACAGGCCGAGAAGATCGTGCGATGGTTGAGGTCCATGGGATCATCCCCGTAAATGGGCAGTTTTCCCTTCCTGCTGTTGAACATGAAAATCGGCTCAAGCGCTACGTGCTCCAGCAGGAGTTCATCGGAACGCACGGAAGAGGCGAGGATGTGACCGAACCTGTCAAGAACGTAGACCTGAACGCCTGGATCAACCTGGTGCAGATCATTGTAGATCTCCACCATCACCGGTTCGTTTACACCACCGTCTTTGATAATAACACGATGGGAAACGAGTTCCTTGGCGATGGAACGGTTCAGCCTCTGGCTGGCCTCCTGAAAATACATACGGTTTGAAAAGAGGGTAATAATGATCAGGATAAAGCCCAGGATGGAGAACAGGGCAAGCATGATGGCGGCGAGCTTTCCGTGGACGGATCTTATCATTTGCCCGTCAGTTCCTCCGGTTCGGCGAACCTGTACCCCACACCCCATACGGTCAGTATATATTCCGGTTTGACCGGATCATGTTCTATCTTCCCCCGGAGCCTGTTGATATGGGAGTTGACCGTGTGCTCGTACCCCTCATACCCGTAGCCCCAAACCTGATCCAGCAGCTGGGAACGAGTGTAGACTTTCCCCGGGTTCCGGGCAAAATGATAGAGGAGGTCGTATTCCCTGGCCGTCAGCCTGACCCTTTTACCGTCCATTCTGACCTTCCTCCTGGCCGCGTCTATGGTCAAACGGCCTGTGGCAAGGAGGTCCTCACCCTCACCTTCCGGTGCAATCAAAAGATCCGCCCGGCGAAAGATAGCCTTGACCCTGGCAAGGAGTTCCCTGATGCTGAATGGTTTGGTCAGGTAATCGTCGGCGCCCGAGTCCAGGCCGGAGACCCGGTCGGCTTCCGAGCTTTTGGCCGTGAGCATGAGGATGGGGAGGGATTTGTCCTGTTCCCTGACTCTGCTGCAGATCTCCATTCCGTCGATCCCGGGGAGCATGAGATCGAGGATAATCAGGTCGTATGGGTCCTTTCCGGCCATGGACAGCCCGCTTGTGCCGTCATAGGCCAGTCTCACCTCGTATCCCTGGTCCTTGAGGTGAAGTTCAACGAGGTGCGATATGTCCCGGTCGTCCTCCACAAGAAGGATCCTTTTAGGTGTCTCGTTGACCATGTCCACATCATAGTCGGGCATGGCCAGAATTAGAATAGAATAACTTCACGGAATAATAACGTGCTCAGGTGAAGTCTTCCGCCTGGTGCCGGACGATTTCCCCTTCCACCATGTAGATGACGTCTTCGGCGATATTGGTGGCATGGTCGGCCACTCTTTCGAGGTGCCGGGTAGCTGAAAGATGGTGGATCAGGTCCTCCGCCCGCTGGGGATTCTTCATGATCCTCTCGTAGATGATGGTGAACATCTCACTGTTCATCTCGTCCACCTCGTCGTCCATCTTAAGCACCTCACGGGCCATATGTGCGTCCATATTTACCAAAGCGTCGAGGCTCTTTTCCAGCATTTCCTGGGCCTTCTGGGCCATGCCCGCCAGGTTCAGGGGAACCTCCAGCGGCTCACGGCTGCTCAGGAACAGCGCCCTTTCCGCAAGGTTGACGGCAAGATCCCCTATGCGCTCCAGATCGCTGTTGATGCGAAGGACAGCCACGATGAACCTGAGGTCGATGGCCACAGGCTGGTGAAGGGCAAGGATCTTCAGCCCCTCCTCTTCAAGGTCCACCTCCATTTTGTCGATTTTAAAGTCATCCTCAATGATCTCCCGCGCCAGGCCGGCGTCCCGGGTTTCCAGCGCGAGGACCGATTTCTTCATCGCATCCTCGGCCACGGCCCCCAGGGCCAGGATCATCTTCTTCAATCTTCCAATCTCGATCTGCAGTCTGGTCATCTGTCCTGTACTCCTTTCCGAAGCGCCGCCGTCAACCGAAACGCCCAGTAATGTAATCTTCCGTTTGCTTCTTCTCCGGTCTGGTAAAGATCTCCTTCGTCGGCCCGGACTCGATGATGTGACCCTCATAGAAAAACGCAGTATAGTCGGATATTCTGGCAGCTTGCTGCATATTGTGGGTAACGACCACGATGGTAAAATCCTTCTTCAAATCGGCTACAAGTTTCTCAATCCTCGCAGTGCCAACCGGATCAATCGCGGAAGTAGGTTCGTCCATAAGAATCACTTCCGGTTCCACCGCCAGGGCTCGGGCGATGCAGAGCCGTTGCTGCTGGCCTCCGGAAATGGTTGTGCCCGGACGGTGGAGCATGTCCTTGACCTCGTCAAACAGGGCCGCCTGCACCAGGGCTTTTTCTACCCTTTCGGTCAGTTGAGCTCTGGACATGCGGTAATGGAGCCTCAACCCGTAGGCAACATTTTCAAATATACTCAGCGTGAAAGGGGTGGGTTTCTGAAAGATCATCCCCACCCGGCGCCGCACATCCAGGACATCAACTCCCGGGTCGAGGATATTCTCTCCATCCAGTATGATCTCTCCCGCGGCCCGCTGGTTTCTGTACAGCTCGAAGATACGGTTGTAAGCCCTCAGGTGGGTTGACTTGCCGCAGCCGGATGGACCGATAATGGCGGTCACCCTGTTGGCGGCAATGTCCAGGCTGTTTTTATACAGAGCCTGGTTGTTCCCGTAGAAAAAATCGAGTTCCCGAATTGAGATCTTGACTTCCTCCCTGGCGGGGCTCTCCTCCGAACGATAGTCGAAGGAGGGAATGATGCTGTTTTTTGAAGTCTGCTGTATCATTTTTCATTTCCTCTCAGGGCAAGAAATACCCGGGAAATGATCGTTGTCCCCAGAACCCCCGCCGTTATCAGAAATGCGGCTCCCCACGCCTGTGCCTGCCAGTCCGTGTAGGGAGACATGGCGTAATTGTAGATGGTGACGGTGAGGTTTCCTGTCGGACCGTTCAGTGATCCGGACCAGTAGGGGCTGTTGAGCGCGGTAAAGAGAAGAGGCGCCGTTTCGCCGGTGACCCTCGCGATGGCCAGGAGAGATCCGGTGACCAGACCCGTTTTTGCAGCGCCCAGAACCACCCCCAGGGTGGCTTTCCACCGAGGCGCTCCAAGGGCCAGGGCCGACTCCCGGACAGCGTTGGGCACGAGAAGCAGCATGTCCTCAGTGGTGCGAGAGACGACGGGCAACATGATTACGGCCAGGGAGACAGCTCCCGCGTACCCGGAGAAGTGCCCTGCAGGCAGGACCATCACCACGTAGATAAACACTCCGATAATGATGGAGGGAGTTCCCATGAGAATATTGGACGAGAACCGGACCACCGTGGCGATTCGGGACTGCCGACCGAATTCCGAAAGAAAAATGCCCGCCAGCATACCTACCGGCACCCCTATGACGGTGGCCAGGATGGTCATT
It encodes:
- the yycF_1 gene encoding transcriptional regulatory protein YycF; this translates as MPDYDVDMVNETPKRILLVEDDRDISHLVELHLKDQGYEVRLAYDGTSGLSMAGKDPYDLIILDLMLPGIDGMEICSRVREQDKSLPILMLTAKSSEADRVSGLDSGADDYLTKPFSIRELLARVKAIFRRADLLIAPEGEGEDLLATGRLTIDAARRKVRMDGKRVRLTAREYDLLYHFARNPGKVYTRSQLLDQVWGYGYEGYEHTVNSHINRLRGKIEHDPVKPEYILTVWGVGYRFAEPEELTGK
- a CDS encoding hypothetical protein (phosphate-specific transport system accessory protein PhoU homolog); its protein translation is MTRLQIEIGRLKKMILALGAVAEDAMKKSVLALETRDAGLAREIIEDDFKIDKMEVDLEEEGLKILALHQPVAIDLRFIVAVLRINSDLERIGDLAVNLAERALFLSSREPLEVPLNLAGMAQKAQEMLEKSLDALVNMDAHMAREVLKMDDEVDEMNSEMFTIIYERIMKNPQRAEDLIHHLSATRHLERVADHATNIAEDVIYMVEGEIVRHQAEDFT
- the pstB gene encoding phosphate import ATP-binding protein PstB; translated protein: MIQQTSKNSIIPSFDYRSEESPAREEVKISIRELDFFYGNNQALYKNSLDIAANRVTAIIGPSGCGKSTHLRAYNRIFELYRNQRAAGEIILDGENILDPGVDVLDVRRRVGMIFQKPTPFTLSIFENVAYGLRLHYRMSRAQLTERVEKALVQAALFDEVKDMLHRPGTTISGGQQQRLCIARALAVEPEVILMDEPTSAIDPVGTARIEKLVADLKKDFTIVVVTHNMQQAARISDYTAFFYEGHIIESGPTKEIFTRPEKKQTEDYITGRFG
- the pstA gene encoding phosphate transport system permease protein PstA, with the protein product MRERSIWLRKWTDGAVRFISMLAALTGIIFLGWILWVILARGVRVINWEFLTALPTPPGVPGGGLGNAIAGTAVMTILATVIGVPVGMLAGIFLSEFGRQSRIATVVRFSSNILMGTPSIIIGVFIYVVMVLPAGHFSGYAGAVSLAVIMLPVVSRTTEDMLLLVPNAVRESALALGAPRWKATLGVVLGAAKTGLVTGSLLAIARVTGETAPLLFTALNSPYWSGSLNGPTGNLTVTIYNYAMSPYTDWQAQAWGAAFLITAGVLGTTIISRVFLALRGNEK